A region from the Podarcis raffonei isolate rPodRaf1 chromosome 11, rPodRaf1.pri, whole genome shotgun sequence genome encodes:
- the IER3IP1 gene encoding immediate early response 3-interacting protein 1, with protein MAFTLYSLLQAALLFVNAIAVLHEERFLRRIGWGTDQGIGGFGEEPGIKGQLMNLIRSVRTVMRVPLIGLNTVTIVLLLLFG; from the exons ATGGCGTTCACGCTGTACTCGCTGCTGCAGGCCGCGCTGCTCTTCGTCAACGCCATCGCGGTGCTGCATGAGGAGCGCTTCCTCCGCAGGA TTGGCTGGGGAACAGACCAGGGAATTGGAGGATTTGGAGAAGAGCCCGGAATTAAAGGACAGTTAATGAACCTTATTCGATCTGTACGAACAGTTATGAGAG TGCCATTAATTGGACTGAACACCGTTACAATTGTGCTGCTCTTGTTGTTTGGTTGA